From a single Athene noctua chromosome 2, bAthNoc1.hap1.1, whole genome shotgun sequence genomic region:
- the COX6C gene encoding cytochrome c oxidase subunit 6C — MSSALLPKPQMRRLLARRMKFHLFGAFFLSVGCAVLYKFGIAEPRKRAYAEFYKNYDPMKDFEAMRAAGVFESAPPK; from the exons ATGTCGTCTGCACTATTGCCTAAGCCACAAATGCGGCGTCTTTTGGCCAGGCGGATGAAGTTTCACTTATTTGGGGCGTTTTTTCTATCTGTGGGATGTGCAGTTTTATACAAG TTTGGTATTGCTGAACCCAGAAAACGAGCTTATGCAGAGTTCTATAAAAACTATGATCCCATGAAGGACTTTGAAGCCATGAGAGCAGCTGGGGTGTTTGAGTCTGCACCACCCAAATAA